The window TCTCAACAATCTCACCGAGGCGATCGTGCAGGGTCACTTTCAGGCCGGGTTTCGCTCACTTAAGCGGCGCAGATTTATGGAATCCATGCAGGGTCACTACATCATCTGTGGCCTCGGCCGTACGGGTCGCCAGGTTGCCACAGAGTTCTTTGCAGAGAATATCCCTTTCGTGGTAGTCGACTCTGAAGATAGCGCAGTGCAGAGAGCCCAACAGTTGGGATACATCACGCTTCAAGGTGACGCTACCCAAGATCAGGTGTTGCTCCAGGCTGGGGTAGAACGGGCCCGCTGTCTGGTGGCGGCCCTGCCCTCTGATGCTGAAAACCTCTACATCGTGCTCTCAGCCAAAACCCTGTCGCCCAATATTCGCACCATTGCCCGCGCCAGCAGCGAAGAGGCCATCCTCAAACTTCAGCGGGGCGGGGCTGATGTGGTGGTGTCGCCCTACATCACCGGCGGCAAACGGATGGCGGCGGCAGCCCTGCGGCCCCAGGTGGTGGATTTCTTAGATGGCATTCTCACTGGGGCTGAGCGCACAGTCTATGTGGAGGAGTTTTTGCTGCTGCCCGAGAGCTGTCCGATCATTGGCAAAACCCTGGCTGAGGCGCAGCTGGGTCGTCAGTCGGGGGCACTGATTTTGGCTATTCGTCGCGACGGTGGGGTGCTGCTTTTTGGCCCCACCGCCGATACTCGCCTCTACCCCGGTGACATGGTGATCAGCATGGGCAATACCGATCAGCTGCGGCTGCTGAGCCAAATTCTCAGCCCCATTGAATAGAGCAGAAAGGCGTGATTGTGGCTCTGAGGTTTATCTCAATCCAGAGCAGCAACCACTAAGGCTTTAAATCCTACAGTTTTCCGCACAGTAGTCATTTTCTGCCGTTTATCGCTAGTGTTCAGTATTAAGGTTTGATGCGCGGCCCACCCAGTGCTTGATCCGGGATGCGTTGATGGATCTTAGCCGAACCTAAACCCGCCCTTGGCGATGACCCTATGCAAGACCTGCAAGAACGCTTCATTTTGGTCATTGATCCCAACCCGGTCCATGCCCAGGTGGTTCAGCGGGTTCTGATCGAGGGATCAGGCTGCGATTCGCAAAGCGATCTGCCCCAGAATCACCTCGAAATTGTCGTGAGCGGGGAGGCGGCGATCGACTACCTGCTGCAGCAGGGTGAGTACGCCCAAGCTCCCCGCCCCGATTTAGTTCTGCTGGATCTCGATCTGCCAAAGCTGGAACTGTCGGAAAACGACGGCTACAACATTCTCACCACCATCAAGACGACGCCTCACCTCAGGCAGATTCCGGTGATTGTGTTTACGGAGTCTGACCGCAGCGAGGATATTTTGCGGAGCTATGCCAGCCAAAGCAACTGTTATGTAGTGAAGATGGCTGATTTAGAGCAGCTGTCTCACACGGTGAAGCAGATCGAGGCGTTTTGGCTTGGGATTGTAACGCTGCCGCTGCGGTAATCCTCTCCTGCTTCAATACATTTGGTAAACAAACAAAAACTATTTAGTATTCTTCCTCGTTGAAAGTCTGCTTTGAGAGAGTGATTGAAATCTAAATTTACCTAAAAAGCAAATTTCCTATTTTCTTAATAACCTTATTCTGAAGCCTCAATTTATCTAAGATATGCTGCTGAATAGAGCCACTTCAGAGCACGATGATCTAACTTGCAGCGGATGGTTGGGCTAGGAATTGTGCAGCACCAATGCATGGAACCCTGTCCCTTCTAGCCTCCTTGCCCAACCGCAGAGATTTTCCCAGGCCAAACGTTCGATTTTCTATGGAGTCCTAAATTTAAACAATTGGACCTAGGCTAACGTTTGTACTGCGATCGATGAGGTCGAGCCGAAAGCTGTTTTTCCTAGTTCTTAAGACTGCTTGAGACCTTGACGCGAGACATTAATGCTTGATTTGGTCGAGCCATTCTAAGGCTCTACTTGGCGCGGCATTGCAGGGCCTTTTCGGGACTAAACATTGCCCTAGACGATTAAAACTTACTTGCCTGAACACCGCCGACTAGCCCACTCATAACTTTCCCTAGGAGAGCGATTGCTATGACCCTTCGAAATCTGAACCTCGACGCCCAGCTGGTAAATCTCAAACAACCCGAGATTCACACCCTGACTCAGGTGCAGCCCCACGGGGTGCTGCTGGTGCTGCGGGAGGCAGACCTGTCGATTGTGCAGGTGAGTCGCAACACCCGCGATGCCTTTGGCCTAGCGGCGGAGGACGTGCTGGGCCAAACCTTGGATGACCTGTTCGACGCCTACCAGGTGGATCAGATTCGAGCGGGCCTGCGCCAGGAAAATCTGGACATCCTGAACCCTACCAAGGTGTGGGTGCGCCGTCGGGGCGATGACTACGCCGTGTACGACGCCATTTTCCACCGCAATAGCGAAGGCTTTTTGATTCTAGAGCTGGAGCCAGCGCTGACCAACGAGGCCATCCCGTTTCTGAGCTTCTACCACCTGGCGCGGGCATCAATTGGACAACTAGAGGCGGGGACAGCCAGCCTGGCGGATTTTTGCCGCATCATCGTCCACGAGGTGCGGCAGGTGACAGGCTTTGATCGAGTGATGCTCTACAAGTTTGATGATGACGGTCACGGCGAAGTGCTGGCCGAAGAAAAACTTGACGACATGGAGGCCTACCTGGGCCTGCACTTCCCCGAGTCTGACGTGCCTAAGCCGGCCCGCAAGATGTTTTTGTCCAACTGGATTCGGGTGATTCCCAACGCCAGCGCCGAGCCGGTGGAGCTGGTGCCTGCCCTCAACCCCGTCACCCAACACGGCACCGACCTGGTGATGTCGATTTTGCGGCAGCCCTACCGCTGCCACACCGAGTATCTGCACAACATGAATGTCGAGGCCTCTCTGACCATTTCGCTGATGAAGGATCAGAAGCTGTGGGGACTGATTGCCTGTCACCACAAGACACCTAAGTACGTGCCCTACGAGCTGCGCAAGGCCTGCGAATTTTTGGGTCGGGTGATTTTTGCCGAAATCTCGACCCTAGAAGAAGAAGCTGACCAGAGCTATCGTCTGAAGCTGGCGGCGGTGCAGTCGGCGCTAATTGACCAGATGGCGCGGGAAGATTACTTTGTTGACGGGCTGGTGCGCCACGACCCCAGCCTGCTGGATCTGGTGGGAGCTAAGGGGGCGGCGATTTGCTTTGGCGGCCAGTGGACCACCCTGGGCCGTACCCCGCCTGAGGAGGAGCTGAACTATCTGGTGCAGTGGCTGAGCACCTCGACCGAACAGGATGTTGTGGTGACCAATGCCCTGCCGCTGGACTACACCGAGGCTCAGCGGTTTAAGGATGTGGCCAGCGGTTTGCTGGCGATCGCCATCTCCAAGCGCAGCTACGTGCTGTGGTTCCGCCCGGAGGTGATTCAGACGGTGAACTGGGGCGGCAACCCCAACGAGGCCTATACCTTGGTGGGCGAGGGCGAGGAGCAGTGGCTGTGCCCGCGCCAGTCGTTTGAGCTGTGGAAGGAGACGGTGAGCTTGCGATCGCTGCCCTGGCAGCCGGTAGAAGTCAAAGCGGCCCTAGAGTTGCGCAAGGCGATCGTCAACATCGTGCTGCGTCAGGCGGAAGAACTGGCCCTGCTGGCCAACGACCTGGAGCGATCGAACGCCGAGCTGAAGAAATTTGCCTACATCGCCTCCCATGACCTGCAAGAGCCGCTCAACCAGGTGGCTAACTTTGTGCAGCTCCTAGAGATGCGCTACGACGCCAAGCTCGACGAAGACGGCAAAGAGTTTATTGGCTTTGCGGTAGAAGGGGTGAGCCTGATGCAAACCCTGATCGACGACGTGCTGGCCTACAGTAAGGTGGACCTCCAGGGCATTGAGTGGCAGCTGACGGAGGTGCAGCAGGCCCTCGACCAGGCCCTCGGCAACCTGCGCGGACGAGTAGCCGAAACCGGCGCGATCATTACCGTCGACCCGCTGCCCACCATCGTTGCTGACGGCACCCAGCTGATGCAGCTGTTCCAAAACCTAGTTGGCAACGCAATCAAGTTTCGCCAGCCTGGTGAAACGCCCCGGATTCACGTTGGGGTGCAGCGCCAGGAGGAGCACTGGCTGTTCTCGGTGGCCGACAACGGCATTGGCTTTGACCCCCAGTTTGCCGAGCGCATCTTTGTCATCTTCCAGCGGCTGCACACCCGCGACGAGTACGCTGGCTCGGGCATGGGGCTGGCCATTTGCAAGAAGATTGTCGAGTGCCACCGAGGCCGCATCTGGGTCGAGGCCGTCCCCGACCAGGGGGCGACCTTCTATTTCACCATCCCCGTTGAAGGACGCGATCGCAACCATGGCAACGGACGCAAGGCCAAAAACTATCTTTTTAGTCGAGGATAATCGCGGCGACATTCGCCTGATTCAGGAGGCCCTCAAGAGCACCGCCGCCCCGTGCGAGATTGTGATCGCCCGGGACGGCATGGAGGCGATGGCCTACCTGCACCGTCAGGGGGAGTTCGCTGAGGCCACTACCCCTGACCTGATTTTGCTCGATCTCAACCTGCCCAAGAAAGACGGGCGGGAGGTGCTAGCCGATATTAAAGCCAGCGACGCCCTCAAGCACATTCCGATCATTGTGCTGACCACCTCGCGGAACGAGGAGGACATTTGCAAGAGCTACGACCTGCACGTCAACTGCTACATCTCAAAATCGCGCAACTTGACCCAGTTGTTCAAAATTGTGCAAGGAATTGAGGCATTTTGGCTAGAAACAGCGACGCTACCCTCGAGTACCCCCTAAACCCGACGGCGGTGCGAGTTCTGCTAATTGAGGATGATTTGGCCGAGGCCCGATTTTTGCAGGAGGTGCTGAAAGGGGCACCTCGCAGTCGTTTTCAGCTCAGCCACGCCAAGCGATTGGGGGAAGCGATCGCCTGGCTAAGGCAAGACGGCTTTGATGTGGCCCTGCTCGATCTCACCCTGCCCGACAGTAGCGGCCTCGACTCATTGGATGTGCTGCTACAAGAAGCCCCAAGCCTGCCGGTGGTGGTGCTGACCAACACCAACGATGATGCTCTGGCGGTGGCCGCCGTGCGCCACGGTGCCCAAGACTATTTGATGAAGCGATCGCTCCAGCAGGAGGTGCTGGTGCGATCGCTGTTCTATGCAATCGAGCGGCAGCGAGCTGAAGACGCCCTGCGCAACGCCAACGAGATTTTGGAAGACCGCGTGCAGGCCCGCACCGCCGAGCTAGAAGCGGCCAATCGAAACCTGCGCCAGGAGATCGAGCAGCGCCAGCGCATTCAAGAACGCCTCACCCTGGCTCAAAACGCCGCCAGCATTGGCACCTTCGAGTGGTGCGTCGACGCACCCGATCGCGACCCCTCAAACCCGGTCGCAGATGTACCCTGGCCCATAGCCGACATGATGGCTAGCTTTAGCGACAGCTGGCCCTGGCCCATTCACCCCGATGACACCGAGCGGGTCACTCAGGAGCTAAGGCGGGCGCTGCAGCAGGGGCAGGGGCTCAAAACCGAGTTTCGTATTTTGGTCGGCGATCGGGTGCACTGGCTGACGATCAACAGCAGCCTGATTTGCGATGTGGAGACCCACAGCGAACGCCTGCTGGGCATTCATATGGACATCACCGACAAAAAACAGCTAGAGGCTCAGTTCCTGCGATCGCAGCGGCTCGAAAGTCTGGGTACTCTGGCCGGTGGCATTGCCCACGACCTTAACAACATTCTGACGCCGATTTTGCTGGTGGTGCAGCTCTTGCCGCTGAAGCTCAAGAACATGGATTCTTGGATTCTGGGGAAGCTTGATATCTTAGAGGCCAGCGCCCAGCGGGGAGCTGACCTGGTCAAGCAAATTCTTGCTTTTACGCGAGGGGTTGAGGGCAAGCGCTTTGCCCTCCAGGTTCACCATCTGCTGGCTGACATTCGCAAGCTAGTTCAGCAGACCCTGCCCAGATCCATTGATGTCTATGCCGACGTGCCAGATAGTCTGTGGCCGGTTTGGGGTGACGCTACCCAGCTGCACCAGGTGTTTATGAACCTCTGTGTCAACGCCCGCGACGCCATGCCAGCCGGCGGCACCCTGCACATTACCGCCGAGAACCTGACCCTAGACCATGACTCAGCCCAGCGGCATTTTCAGGCCCAGCCTGGCCCCTACGTTATAGTTACCGTTGCCGATACCGGCACCGGCATAGGACCAGCGGTGCTCAATCAAATTTTTGACCCCTTTTTTACTACCAAAGCCCTAGGCCAAGGTACGGGGCTGGGTCTATCGGCGGTGCTGGGCATTGTCGAAAGTCATGGTGGCTTTATCGACGTGCAGAGCCAGGTGGGCCAGGGTAGCCAGTTTCAGGTCTATCTGCCGGCCACCTTTGAGCCCAATCCTGCCGCTGTTACCCTCCCCAACCTGCTTGATGGTAGCCAGTCAACGGTGCTGGTAGTAGACGACGAACCCGCGGTCTGTGCCGCGGTACGCACGGTTCTAGAACTGCATAACTATCGGGTGATGGTGGCACACGGCGGGCAGGACGCGATCGCCCTGCTGAGCGAGCACGTGGATACCATCCACACCGTACTGATGGATCTAATGATGCCGACGATGGATGGCTTCGCAACGATTCCGCTGCTGAAGCGCCTTAACCCAGACCTGCGGGTGGTTGCCATGAGCGGCCTCAACTCCGTCGATGCTGTCGCCAAAGCCGAGCAGCAGGGGTTCCAGGGCTTCTTACCAAAGCCCTTCACTCGCCAAGATTTGCTTCAGCGCATGCAGCCTGTAGACTGACCAGCGGCTAAAAGGAGCCCGCTAGAGCTTCAACGCAGCGATCGCAGATCGTCGGATCATCGCTGCTCTCGCCCACGTGGATGGAGTAGTTCCAGCAGCGATCGCACTTCTCACCCTCGGCATCCACTACACCAATACCTAGGGCATCAGACTCGCTACTGCACTTAACGCTCGCCAGGGCTTCAGGAGTATCCAGCACCTCCACCTGGGAAACCAGGAACAGGTAG is drawn from Leptolyngbya subtilissima AS-A7 and contains these coding sequences:
- a CDS encoding NAD-binding protein, which encodes MRQNRPRYGETTVEESYRHTRQHLIRGAIALGCVMVSGVCWYHFIEGWSWLDSVYMAVITLSTVGFGETNPLSPEGRLFTILLIMTGVGVIAYILNNLTEAIVQGHFQAGFRSLKRRRFMESMQGHYIICGLGRTGRQVATEFFAENIPFVVVDSEDSAVQRAQQLGYITLQGDATQDQVLLQAGVERARCLVAALPSDAENLYIVLSAKTLSPNIRTIARASSEEAILKLQRGGADVVVSPYITGGKRMAAAALRPQVVDFLDGILTGAERTVYVEEFLLLPESCPIIGKTLAEAQLGRQSGALILAIRRDGGVLLFGPTADTRLYPGDMVISMGNTDQLRLLSQILSPIE
- a CDS encoding sensor histidine kinase: MTLRNLNLDAQLVNLKQPEIHTLTQVQPHGVLLVLREADLSIVQVSRNTRDAFGLAAEDVLGQTLDDLFDAYQVDQIRAGLRQENLDILNPTKVWVRRRGDDYAVYDAIFHRNSEGFLILELEPALTNEAIPFLSFYHLARASIGQLEAGTASLADFCRIIVHEVRQVTGFDRVMLYKFDDDGHGEVLAEEKLDDMEAYLGLHFPESDVPKPARKMFLSNWIRVIPNASAEPVELVPALNPVTQHGTDLVMSILRQPYRCHTEYLHNMNVEASLTISLMKDQKLWGLIACHHKTPKYVPYELRKACEFLGRVIFAEISTLEEEADQSYRLKLAAVQSALIDQMAREDYFVDGLVRHDPSLLDLVGAKGAAICFGGQWTTLGRTPPEEELNYLVQWLSTSTEQDVVVTNALPLDYTEAQRFKDVASGLLAIAISKRSYVLWFRPEVIQTVNWGGNPNEAYTLVGEGEEQWLCPRQSFELWKETVSLRSLPWQPVEVKAALELRKAIVNIVLRQAEELALLANDLERSNAELKKFAYIASHDLQEPLNQVANFVQLLEMRYDAKLDEDGKEFIGFAVEGVSLMQTLIDDVLAYSKVDLQGIEWQLTEVQQALDQALGNLRGRVAETGAIITVDPLPTIVADGTQLMQLFQNLVGNAIKFRQPGETPRIHVGVQRQEEHWLFSVADNGIGFDPQFAERIFVIFQRLHTRDEYAGSGMGLAICKKIVECHRGRIWVEAVPDQGATFYFTIPVEGRDRNHGNGRKAKNYLFSRG
- a CDS encoding response regulator encodes the protein MATDARPKTIFLVEDNRGDIRLIQEALKSTAAPCEIVIARDGMEAMAYLHRQGEFAEATTPDLILLDLNLPKKDGREVLADIKASDALKHIPIIVLTTSRNEEDICKSYDLHVNCYISKSRNLTQLFKIVQGIEAFWLETATLPSSTP
- a CDS encoding response regulator; the encoded protein is MQDLQERFILVIDPNPVHAQVVQRVLIEGSGCDSQSDLPQNHLEIVVSGEAAIDYLLQQGEYAQAPRPDLVLLDLDLPKLELSENDGYNILTTIKTTPHLRQIPVIVFTESDRSEDILRSYASQSNCYVVKMADLEQLSHTVKQIEAFWLGIVTLPLR
- a CDS encoding response regulator; the protein is MARNSDATLEYPLNPTAVRVLLIEDDLAEARFLQEVLKGAPRSRFQLSHAKRLGEAIAWLRQDGFDVALLDLTLPDSSGLDSLDVLLQEAPSLPVVVLTNTNDDALAVAAVRHGAQDYLMKRSLQQEVLVRSLFYAIERQRAEDALRNANEILEDRVQARTAELEAANRNLRQEIEQRQRIQERLTLAQNAASIGTFEWCVDAPDRDPSNPVADVPWPIADMMASFSDSWPWPIHPDDTERVTQELRRALQQGQGLKTEFRILVGDRVHWLTINSSLICDVETHSERLLGIHMDITDKKQLEAQFLRSQRLESLGTLAGGIAHDLNNILTPILLVVQLLPLKLKNMDSWILGKLDILEASAQRGADLVKQILAFTRGVEGKRFALQVHHLLADIRKLVQQTLPRSIDVYADVPDSLWPVWGDATQLHQVFMNLCVNARDAMPAGGTLHITAENLTLDHDSAQRHFQAQPGPYVIVTVADTGTGIGPAVLNQIFDPFFTTKALGQGTGLGLSAVLGIVESHGGFIDVQSQVGQGSQFQVYLPATFEPNPAAVTLPNLLDGSQSTVLVVDDEPAVCAAVRTVLELHNYRVMVAHGGQDAIALLSEHVDTIHTVLMDLMMPTMDGFATIPLLKRLNPDLRVVAMSGLNSVDAVAKAEQQGFQGFLPKPFTRQDLLQRMQPVD